One window from the genome of Sphaerotilus microaerophilus encodes:
- a CDS encoding TetR/AcrR family transcriptional regulator: MSPADRPAPQRSSKRSPRHEPKPRRRTRERILETSLQLFNVFGEPNVTTQLIADELEISPGNLYYHFRSKDDIIESLFADFERQIEATLAAPESRVPDVEDIWLFLHLVFEGIWNYRFLYRDLNELLSRNRLLETHFQRIVAHKVKTAKLICEGLVGTGDMDATPAQLHSLANNMALVATYWLSFEFIREPRKAIDSDALARGAFHVMSLAAPFLQGRSRALFERLARGYLDA; encoded by the coding sequence ATGAGCCCCGCCGACCGCCCCGCCCCGCAACGCTCGTCCAAGCGTTCACCCCGGCACGAGCCCAAACCCCGGCGGCGCACCCGCGAACGCATCCTGGAAACCTCGCTGCAGCTGTTCAACGTCTTCGGTGAACCGAACGTCACCACCCAGCTGATCGCCGACGAGCTGGAGATCAGCCCCGGCAACCTGTATTACCACTTCCGCAGCAAGGACGACATCATCGAATCGCTGTTCGCGGATTTCGAGCGCCAGATCGAGGCCACCCTGGCCGCGCCCGAATCCCGCGTGCCGGACGTGGAGGACATCTGGCTGTTCCTGCACCTGGTTTTCGAGGGCATCTGGAACTACCGTTTCCTGTACCGGGACCTGAACGAACTGCTGTCGCGCAACCGCCTGCTGGAAACCCATTTCCAGCGCATCGTCGCGCACAAGGTCAAGACCGCGAAACTCATCTGCGAGGGCCTGGTCGGCACCGGTGACATGGATGCCACGCCCGCGCAGCTGCACAGCCTGGCCAACAACATGGCGCTGGTGGCCACCTACTGGCTTTCCTTCGAATTCATCCGTGAGCCGCGCAAGGCCATCGACAGCGACGCGCTGGCGCGTGGCGCCTTCCACGTGATGTCGCTGGCCGCCCCTTTCCTGCAGGGCCGCTCGCGCGCCCTGTTTGAGCGCCTCGCCCGGGGTTATCTGGACGCTTGA
- a CDS encoding acyl-CoA-binding protein, producing MSDLKTQFETAAADSKKLSERPDNATLLKLYSLYKQGSEGDVQGKRPGFAEFVERAKYDAWAGLQGTGQDDAMQQYIDLVDSLKD from the coding sequence ATGAGCGATCTCAAGACCCAGTTCGAAACTGCCGCAGCCGATTCCAAGAAATTGTCTGAGCGCCCCGACAACGCGACGCTGCTCAAGCTGTATTCGCTCTACAAGCAGGGCAGCGAGGGCGACGTGCAGGGCAAGCGCCCGGGCTTCGCGGAGTTTGTCGAGCGCGCCAAGTACGACGCCTGGGCGGGCCTGCAGGGCACCGGCCAGGACGACGCGATGCAGCAGTACATCGACCTGGTCGACTCCCTGAAAGACTGA
- a CDS encoding WS/DGAT/MGAT family O-acyltransferase has protein sequence MPARERMSPVDTAWLRMDRPSNLMMIVGVMYLPGPVDASRLRATVERRLVQRFRRFRQKTVSDWTGWWWQDDPEFDLDRHLVWRALPEPAGQRELQRLVSDLATEPLHPDRPLWRYDIIDHCNGGAAIVSRIHHCIADGIALVGVMLSLTDLDPDAPADEPLEADERPAHRPAHNLHADPWSALLDPLTQATTAALGMGGRFWQEYLKIANQPERLLGYGKHGVGFATELGKLLAMPADSPTRYKGKTGSHKRVAWCDPIPLDEVKAVAKALGCSVNDVLLNAVAGALRSYLEAQGDPLENVELRALVPVNLRGGQPSDDLGNRFGLVTLLLPLHEGNPFKRLKLVRQRMLDMRGSYQPPLTMLLLGLSGLVPKFMQDQLLDVLANKASAVMTNVPGPQQPLYLAGRRIEQIMFWVPQSGDIGIGVSILSYNQTVQFGLIADRRFIPDPENVTPLFQAEFEKIVTGALLHHWVEPLDAQAFEEAIEVELGIRPPVATPAEPVTTAPAARKAPRKRAAAKRTADSTTEPSTPPAAPDPTPEARIPKRFRGL, from the coding sequence ATGCCCGCACGGGAACGCATGTCGCCGGTCGATACCGCCTGGTTGCGCATGGACCGCCCATCCAACCTGATGATGATTGTCGGGGTGATGTACCTGCCCGGCCCTGTGGATGCATCAAGGTTGCGTGCGACGGTGGAACGCCGGCTGGTACAGCGCTTCCGGCGCTTCCGCCAGAAAACAGTGTCCGACTGGACCGGCTGGTGGTGGCAGGACGACCCCGAGTTCGACCTCGACCGCCACCTCGTCTGGCGCGCCCTGCCCGAGCCGGCCGGCCAGCGCGAGCTGCAGCGCCTGGTCAGCGACCTGGCCACCGAGCCCCTGCACCCCGACCGGCCGCTGTGGCGCTACGACATCATCGACCACTGCAACGGCGGCGCCGCCATCGTCTCGCGCATCCACCACTGCATCGCCGACGGCATCGCGCTGGTCGGCGTGATGCTCTCGCTCACCGACCTTGACCCCGACGCCCCGGCCGACGAACCGCTGGAAGCCGACGAGCGGCCCGCGCATCGGCCCGCCCACAACCTGCACGCCGACCCCTGGAGCGCCCTGCTCGACCCGCTGACCCAGGCCACCACCGCCGCGCTCGGCATGGGTGGGCGCTTCTGGCAGGAGTACCTGAAGATCGCCAACCAGCCCGAGCGCCTGCTGGGCTACGGCAAGCACGGCGTCGGCTTCGCCACCGAACTGGGCAAGCTGCTGGCCATGCCGGCGGACAGCCCCACCCGCTACAAGGGCAAGACGGGCAGCCACAAGCGCGTTGCCTGGTGCGACCCGATCCCGCTCGACGAGGTGAAGGCCGTCGCCAAGGCGTTGGGCTGCTCGGTCAACGACGTGCTGCTCAACGCCGTCGCCGGCGCCCTGCGTAGCTACCTGGAGGCCCAGGGCGACCCGCTCGAGAACGTCGAACTGCGCGCGCTGGTGCCCGTCAACCTGCGCGGCGGCCAGCCCAGCGACGATCTGGGCAACCGCTTCGGCCTCGTCACCCTGCTGCTGCCGCTGCACGAGGGCAACCCCTTCAAGCGCCTGAAGCTGGTGCGCCAGCGCATGCTGGACATGCGCGGCTCCTACCAGCCGCCGCTGACGATGCTGCTGCTGGGCCTCTCCGGACTGGTGCCCAAGTTCATGCAGGACCAGTTGCTCGACGTGCTCGCCAACAAGGCCAGCGCGGTGATGACCAACGTGCCCGGCCCTCAGCAGCCGCTGTACCTGGCCGGCCGCCGCATCGAGCAGATCATGTTCTGGGTGCCGCAGTCGGGCGACATCGGCATCGGCGTGTCCATCCTCAGCTACAACCAGACGGTGCAGTTCGGCCTCATCGCCGACCGGCGCTTCATTCCCGACCCCGAAAACGTCACCCCGCTGTTCCAGGCCGAATTCGAGAAGATCGTCACCGGCGCCCTGCTTCACCACTGGGTGGAGCCACTGGATGCGCAGGCCTTCGAGGAGGCGATCGAGGTGGAGCTGGGGATACGCCCGCCTGTAGCAACCCCTGCTGAACCGGTAACTACTGCCCCTGCGGCTCGCAAGGCGCCGCGCAAGCGCGCCGCGGCGAAACGCACGGCCGATTCCACCACCGAACCGTCTACGCCCCCCGCGGCACCTGATCCGACACCAGAGGCGAGGATCCCGAAACGATTTCGGGGGTTGTAG
- the gabT gene encoding 4-aminobutyrate--2-oxoglutarate transaminase: protein MQREPHATNAALMARRRAALPNGLGQALEIFVDRAENAEVWDVEGQRYIDFAGGIAVLNTGHRNATVMAAVQAQLDRVTHTCFQVLAYEPYVELAERLNTMAPGNFAKKSFMMTTGAEAVENAIKVARAYTKRSAVIAFGGGFHGRTMMGMALTGKVAPYKVGFGPFPAEVFHAKFPCALHGVSTEDSLASIEALFKYDVEPSRVAAIILEPVQGEGGFYAAPIDFVKALRALCDQHGILLIADEVQTGAGRTGTWLACERWWAEAGVAPDVITMAKSLAGGFPLSAIIGRAEVMDAAAPGGLGGTYAGSPIACAAALGVIQAFEQDGLLARSNAVGERLTAGLRQIAARHPGIGDVRGLGAMVAIELFKDGDLTRPDPERTRAVVAEAAKRGLVLLSCGVYANVIRVLVPLTASDALLDEGLGLLGAALDATA from the coding sequence ATGCAACGCGAACCCCATGCCACCAACGCCGCCCTGATGGCCCGCCGGCGCGCTGCGCTGCCCAACGGCCTGGGCCAGGCGCTCGAGATCTTTGTCGACCGCGCCGAGAACGCCGAGGTCTGGGACGTCGAGGGACAGCGCTACATCGACTTTGCCGGCGGCATCGCGGTGCTCAACACCGGCCACCGCAACGCCACGGTGATGGCCGCCGTGCAGGCGCAGCTCGATCGCGTCACGCACACCTGCTTCCAGGTGCTGGCCTACGAGCCCTACGTGGAACTGGCCGAGCGCCTGAACACGATGGCGCCGGGCAACTTTGCCAAGAAGAGTTTCATGATGACCACCGGCGCCGAGGCGGTGGAGAACGCCATCAAGGTGGCGCGCGCCTACACCAAGCGCTCGGCGGTGATCGCCTTCGGCGGCGGCTTCCACGGCCGCACCATGATGGGCATGGCGCTGACCGGCAAGGTCGCACCGTACAAGGTCGGCTTCGGCCCCTTCCCGGCCGAGGTCTTCCACGCCAAGTTCCCCTGCGCGCTGCACGGCGTGAGCACGGAGGACTCGCTGGCCTCGATCGAGGCGCTGTTCAAGTACGACGTCGAGCCCTCGCGCGTGGCCGCGATCATCCTGGAGCCGGTGCAGGGTGAAGGCGGTTTCTACGCCGCGCCGATCGACTTCGTGAAGGCCCTGCGCGCCCTGTGCGACCAGCACGGCATCCTGCTGATCGCCGACGAGGTGCAGACCGGCGCCGGGCGTACCGGCACCTGGCTGGCCTGCGAGCGCTGGTGGGCCGAGGCCGGCGTGGCGCCGGACGTGATCACGATGGCCAAGTCGCTGGCTGGCGGCTTCCCGCTGTCGGCCATCATCGGCCGCGCCGAGGTGATGGATGCCGCCGCCCCGGGCGGACTGGGCGGTACCTACGCCGGCAGCCCGATCGCCTGCGCCGCCGCGCTGGGCGTGATCCAGGCCTTCGAGCAGGACGGCCTGCTCGCGCGCAGCAATGCGGTGGGCGAGCGCCTGACCGCGGGCCTGCGCCAGATCGCCGCACGCCACCCCGGCATCGGCGACGTGCGCGGCCTGGGCGCGATGGTGGCCATCGAGCTGTTCAAGGACGGTGACCTGACCCGCCCGGACCCGGAGCGCACCCGCGCCGTGGTGGCCGAAGCGGCCAAGCGCGGGCTGGTCCTGCTGTCCTGTGGCGTCTACGCCAACGTGATCCGCGTGCTGGTGCCGCTGACCGCCAGCGACGCGCTGCTCGACGAGGGCCTGGGCCTGCTCGGCGCGGCGCTGGACGCCACGGCCTGA
- a CDS encoding phasin family protein codes for MAKKLKKLATDNQLATTIRESAQQIWLAGLGAYAKAQQEGNKVFDALVREGESIQANTRKMAEDKVQEMATKATGTWDKLEAVFENRVSKALNSLGVPTKADIDALAKRVGELTTEVEKLNGGAPKAAARRPAKVAAAVVEVVAEAKPVAVKRARAAAKKVKAAPAAEAAADGVA; via the coding sequence ATGGCCAAGAAGCTCAAGAAACTCGCCACCGACAACCAACTCGCCACGACCATCCGTGAATCGGCCCAGCAGATCTGGTTGGCCGGTTTGGGTGCCTACGCCAAGGCCCAGCAGGAGGGCAACAAGGTGTTCGACGCGCTGGTGCGCGAGGGCGAGTCCATCCAGGCCAACACCCGCAAGATGGCCGAAGACAAGGTGCAGGAAATGGCCACCAAGGCCACCGGCACCTGGGACAAGCTGGAAGCGGTATTCGAGAACCGCGTTTCCAAGGCGCTCAACAGCCTGGGCGTGCCAACCAAGGCGGACATTGATGCGCTTGCCAAGCGCGTGGGTGAACTGACCACCGAGGTCGAGAAGCTCAACGGCGGCGCACCGAAGGCGGCTGCTCGCCGGCCGGCCAAGGTCGCGGCGGCGGTCGTCGAGGTGGTGGCCGAAGCCAAGCCGGTGGCGGTCAAGCGGGCTCGCGCGGCCGCCAAGAAGGTGAAGGCTGCGCCCGCTGCCGAAGCCGCCGCGGATGGCGTTGCCTGA
- a CDS encoding patatin-like phospholipase family protein codes for MASKQPRERVGLALAGGGPLGAIYEIGTLVALSEALEGLDFNELDVYVGVSAGALIAAGLANGMTPAAMCRMFIDSDSAEVPFDPAMLLRPALGEYAARLARLPGLLWDSAREYLSDPLHKDLLASFERLGRVLPAGVFDNRGIGEMMQRLFTHAGRSNDFRDLKHRLFLVATDLDTGDAVAFGAPGHDHVPISTAVQASAALPGLYPPVHIDGRWYVDGALKKTMHASVALKEGARLVICVNPLVPYNAQRAAELGHHHERQLVNGGLPVVLAQTFRAIIHSRMQVGITKYEHEFKGADVLLFEPRPDDDDMFFSNMFSYAGRQWLSEHAYHRTREELLRRYDELAPKLARHGVRIRRDVLTEPDRTLKRQLGQLKRRRAGPMGHSALSLSDALDELDRALNRIKSGRQTQPSARSPA; via the coding sequence ATGGCGTCGAAGCAGCCCAGGGAACGTGTTGGCCTGGCACTCGCAGGCGGTGGCCCGCTGGGCGCGATCTACGAGATCGGCACGCTGGTCGCGCTGTCCGAGGCTCTGGAGGGGCTGGACTTCAACGAGCTGGACGTCTACGTTGGCGTCAGCGCGGGCGCCCTGATCGCCGCAGGCCTGGCCAACGGCATGACGCCCGCGGCGATGTGCCGCATGTTCATCGACAGCGACTCGGCCGAGGTGCCCTTCGACCCGGCCATGCTGCTGCGCCCGGCGCTGGGCGAGTACGCCGCCCGCCTGGCGCGCCTGCCCGGGCTGCTCTGGGACTCGGCACGCGAGTACCTGTCCGACCCGCTGCACAAGGACCTGCTGGCCTCCTTCGAGCGGCTGGGCCGGGTGCTGCCCGCGGGTGTGTTCGACAACCGCGGCATCGGCGAGATGATGCAGCGCCTGTTCACCCATGCGGGGCGCAGCAACGACTTCCGCGACCTGAAGCACCGCCTCTTCCTGGTCGCCACCGACCTGGACACCGGCGATGCGGTCGCCTTCGGCGCACCCGGCCACGACCACGTGCCGATCTCCACCGCGGTGCAGGCCAGCGCGGCGCTGCCCGGGCTGTATCCGCCGGTGCACATCGACGGGCGCTGGTATGTGGACGGTGCGCTCAAGAAGACCATGCACGCCTCGGTGGCGCTGAAGGAGGGCGCGCGGCTGGTCATCTGCGTCAACCCGCTGGTGCCCTACAACGCCCAGCGCGCGGCCGAGCTGGGCCACCACCACGAGCGCCAGCTCGTCAACGGCGGCCTGCCAGTGGTGCTGGCGCAGACCTTCCGCGCCATCATCCACTCGCGCATGCAGGTGGGTATCACCAAGTACGAGCACGAGTTCAAAGGGGCGGACGTGCTGCTCTTCGAGCCCCGTCCGGATGACGACGACATGTTCTTCAGCAACATGTTCAGCTACGCCGGCCGCCAGTGGCTGTCCGAGCATGCCTACCACCGCACCCGCGAAGAACTGCTGCGCCGCTACGACGAACTGGCGCCGAAGCTGGCGCGCCACGGCGTGCGCATCCGCCGCGACGTGCTGACCGAGCCGGACCGCACCCTCAAACGCCAGCTCGGCCAGCTCAAGCGCCGCCGCGCCGGCCCGATGGGGCACAGCGCATTGAGCCTGTCGGACGCCCTGGACGAACTCGACCGGGCCTTGAACCGGATCAAGTCGGGCCGACAGACGCAGCCGTCTGCGCGTTCCCCAGCTTGA
- a CDS encoding polyhydroxyalkanoic acid system family protein: protein MSDILIRRTHGMTQAKARKAAEQIADELAAEFDMRHAWEGSTLNFSRTGVHGCIVVGAKEVEVRAKLGFLLAFLRPKIEQEIHRFCDEKFVPPRSG, encoded by the coding sequence ATGAGTGACATCCTCATCCGCCGCACCCACGGCATGACCCAGGCCAAGGCCCGCAAGGCGGCCGAGCAGATTGCCGACGAGCTCGCCGCCGAGTTCGACATGCGCCATGCCTGGGAAGGCAGCACGCTCAATTTCTCCCGCACCGGCGTGCACGGCTGCATCGTGGTGGGAGCCAAGGAGGTGGAGGTGCGCGCCAAGCTCGGCTTCCTGCTCGCCTTCCTGCGGCCGAAGATCGAGCAGGAGATCCACCGCTTCTGCGACGAGAAATTTGTTCCCCCCCGAAGCGGCTGA
- the trhA gene encoding PAQR family membrane homeostasis protein TrhA: MNRSAIATVSRSQTLGEEVANAVSHGLGALLAIAALPILVHSALTRGGAADVVAASLFAGTAIVLYLVSMVYHALPAGRAKAWLNRMDHAAIYLFIAGSYMPFLFGALRGAWGWSLFGVLWGAAALGVAAKLFNRLRHPLWSTGLYVAMGWVALVAVVPLMERLSGAGLLWLLAGGLSYTAGAVVFLFDGRVRYGHFVWHLFVLGGSVCHFFAALWHSAGVAGAA, encoded by the coding sequence ATGAACCGTTCTGCCATTGCCACCGTGTCCCGCTCGCAGACCCTGGGCGAAGAGGTCGCGAATGCCGTCAGCCACGGCCTGGGGGCGCTGCTCGCGATCGCGGCGCTGCCCATCCTGGTGCATTCAGCCCTGACGCGCGGCGGTGCCGCCGACGTGGTGGCCGCCAGCCTGTTTGCCGGCACGGCGATCGTGCTGTACCTCGTCTCGATGGTCTACCACGCGCTGCCCGCCGGTCGGGCAAAGGCCTGGCTGAACCGCATGGACCACGCGGCGATCTACCTCTTCATCGCCGGCAGCTACATGCCCTTCCTCTTCGGCGCGCTGCGGGGCGCATGGGGCTGGTCGCTGTTCGGCGTGCTTTGGGGCGCTGCGGCACTGGGCGTGGCGGCCAAGCTGTTCAACCGGCTGCGGCACCCGCTGTGGTCCACCGGCCTGTACGTTGCGATGGGCTGGGTCGCCCTGGTGGCGGTCGTGCCGCTGATGGAGCGGCTGTCCGGCGCCGGGCTGCTGTGGCTGCTCGCGGGGGGCCTGAGCTACACCGCGGGCGCGGTGGTGTTCCTCTTCGACGGCCGGGTGCGCTACGGCCACTTCGTGTGGCACCTGTTCGTGCTCGGGGGCAGCGTCTGCCACTTCTTTGCCGCGCTCTGGCATTCGGCCGGGGTCGCCGGGGCCGCCTGA
- a CDS encoding SDR family oxidoreductase, translated as MIYFVTGASGFIGKRLVARLLERPDATVYFLTRDKSADKLAPLYEFWGMNPGGDKTRAIPVLGDLREPLLGLSKTDQRKLKGKVDHFFHLAAVYDLGADAETQMAVNVEGTRHTVALAEALQVGCFHHVSSIAAAGLYEGVFREDMFDEAENLDHPYFSTKHDSEKIVRTELARPWRVYRPGVVVGDSRTGEMDKIDGPYYFFKLIQKLRRLLPPWMPTIGIEGGRINIVPVDYVVAAMDHIAHKPGLDEGCFHLVDPHPRRVGDVLNIFARAAHAPDMAMRVNAALLGFIPRSIKKSLMALTPVRRVRKAVMKDLGLPDDILNFVNYPTRFDSRDAERALAGSGIKVPALEDYAWKLWDYWERRLDPDLFIDRTLRGRVEGKVVLITGGSSGIGKAAAFKIAHAGAITLIVARDRAKLDETVAEAAAQGLTLIPYSADIGEEASCAELLARITEAHGGVDVLVNNAGRSIRRGIENSFDRFHDYERTMQVNYFGSLRLTMGLLPGMIARRTGHVINISSIGVLTNAPRFSAYVASKAALDAFTRCAASEFVDRGIEFTTINMPLVKTPMIAPTRLYDQVPTLTPDEAADLIVDAIIHRPARIATRLGVFGQVIHAVAPRVAQIIMNTSYRMFPDSSASLGKGDGKPVTPTADQVAFSQFMKGIHF; from the coding sequence ATGATCTATTTCGTCACCGGAGCCAGCGGCTTCATCGGCAAACGCCTCGTCGCCCGGCTGCTGGAGCGCCCGGACGCCACGGTGTATTTCCTCACCCGCGACAAGAGCGCCGACAAGCTCGCCCCGCTGTACGAGTTCTGGGGAATGAACCCAGGAGGCGACAAGACGCGCGCGATCCCCGTGCTGGGCGACCTGCGCGAGCCGCTGCTGGGCCTGTCCAAGACCGACCAGCGCAAGCTCAAGGGCAAGGTGGACCACTTCTTCCACCTCGCGGCGGTCTACGACCTGGGCGCCGATGCCGAAACCCAGATGGCCGTGAACGTGGAGGGCACGCGCCACACGGTGGCCCTGGCCGAGGCGCTGCAGGTGGGCTGCTTCCACCATGTCAGCTCGATCGCCGCGGCCGGGCTCTACGAGGGCGTGTTCCGCGAGGACATGTTCGACGAGGCCGAGAACCTCGACCACCCCTACTTCAGCACCAAGCACGACTCGGAGAAGATCGTGCGCACCGAACTGGCGCGCCCCTGGCGCGTCTACCGCCCGGGCGTCGTGGTGGGTGACTCGCGCACCGGCGAGATGGACAAGATCGACGGGCCCTACTACTTCTTCAAGCTGATCCAGAAGCTGCGCCGGCTGCTGCCGCCGTGGATGCCCACCATCGGCATCGAGGGCGGGCGCATCAACATCGTGCCGGTGGACTACGTGGTTGCGGCGATGGACCACATCGCGCACAAGCCGGGCCTGGACGAGGGCTGCTTCCACCTGGTCGATCCGCACCCGCGCCGGGTGGGCGACGTGCTGAACATCTTCGCCCGCGCCGCGCACGCGCCGGACATGGCGATGCGCGTCAATGCGGCGCTGCTGGGCTTCATCCCACGCAGCATCAAGAAGAGCCTGATGGCGCTGACGCCGGTGCGCCGCGTGCGCAAGGCCGTCATGAAAGACCTGGGGCTGCCCGACGACATCCTGAACTTCGTCAACTACCCCACCCGCTTCGACAGCCGCGATGCCGAGCGGGCGTTGGCCGGCAGCGGCATCAAGGTGCCCGCGCTGGAGGACTACGCCTGGAAGCTGTGGGACTACTGGGAGCGCCGGCTCGACCCCGACCTCTTCATCGACCGCACGCTGCGCGGGCGCGTCGAGGGCAAGGTGGTGCTGATCACCGGCGGCTCCTCGGGCATCGGCAAGGCGGCGGCCTTCAAGATCGCCCACGCGGGCGCCATCACGCTGATCGTCGCGCGCGACCGGGCCAAGCTCGACGAGACGGTGGCCGAGGCCGCCGCTCAGGGCCTGACGCTGATCCCCTACTCCGCCGACATCGGCGAGGAGGCCTCCTGCGCCGAGCTGCTGGCGCGCATCACCGAGGCGCATGGCGGCGTGGACGTGCTGGTCAACAACGCCGGCCGCTCGATCCGCCGCGGCATCGAGAACAGCTTCGACCGCTTCCACGACTACGAGCGCACGATGCAGGTGAACTACTTCGGTTCGCTGCGCCTGACGATGGGGCTGCTGCCGGGCATGATCGCGCGCCGCACCGGCCACGTGATCAACATCTCCTCGATCGGCGTGCTGACCAACGCACCGCGCTTTTCGGCCTACGTGGCCTCCAAGGCGGCGCTGGACGCCTTCACGCGCTGCGCGGCCTCGGAGTTCGTCGACCGCGGCATCGAGTTCACCACCATCAACATGCCGCTGGTGAAGACACCGATGATCGCGCCCACCCGGCTCTACGACCAGGTGCCGACGCTGACGCCGGATGAGGCCGCCGACCTGATCGTCGACGCCATCATCCACCGGCCGGCGCGCATCGCCACCCGCCTGGGCGTGTTCGGCCAGGTGATCCACGCGGTGGCCCCGCGGGTGGCGCAGATCATCATGAACACCAGCTACCGCATGTTCCCGGATTCGTCAGCCTCCCTCGGCAAGGGCGACGGCAAACCGGTGACCCCCACGGCCGACCAGGTGGCCTTCAGCCAGTTCATGAAGGGGATCCACTTCTAA
- a CDS encoding acetyl-CoA hydrolase/transferase family protein, with protein MNFQPSYKSKLTQAEEAIRLIRDGDTVVVPTAAAEPPRLLAALSEHRREFRDVKVSQILPIGRYGYFDPATAEHVRHVAYFFGPATRGGGQAGWIDYSASNFSEMPELIRRGLKPADVVFASASPMDGHGYFSLGLAADYTMAAISKARIVVLEVNPNVPFTNGHCLVHLSQVTALVENEAPVAEVGLPKIGAVQEAIGKYVADMIPDGSTLQIGYGGIPDAVVMQLTHKHDLGIHTEMLGDGILTLIESGAVTNRVKNVNRGKVLATFALGSRKLYDFMHRNPAVELHPSDITNDPWLAGQNHNLIAINATMQIDLAGQCGSETLGWTPVSGTGGQSDFVRAANRSEGGKAFIVLPSTARENTVSRIVPTLTPGAHVSTSKNDINYVVTEFGVAQLRGKTARQRAEALIGIAHPDFRSVLRDQAKRMNLL; from the coding sequence ATGAACTTCCAGCCCTCCTACAAGAGCAAACTGACCCAGGCGGAAGAGGCCATCCGCCTGATCCGTGATGGTGACACCGTCGTCGTGCCCACGGCGGCGGCCGAGCCGCCCCGACTGCTCGCGGCCCTGTCCGAGCACCGGCGCGAGTTCCGCGACGTGAAGGTGTCGCAGATCCTGCCGATCGGCCGGTATGGCTACTTCGACCCGGCAACCGCCGAGCACGTGCGCCACGTGGCCTATTTCTTCGGCCCGGCCACGCGCGGCGGCGGCCAAGCGGGCTGGATCGATTATTCCGCCTCCAATTTCTCCGAGATGCCGGAGTTGATCCGCCGTGGGCTGAAGCCGGCGGATGTGGTGTTTGCCTCTGCCTCGCCGATGGACGGGCACGGCTATTTCTCCCTCGGGCTGGCGGCCGACTACACGATGGCGGCCATTTCCAAGGCACGAATCGTGGTGCTGGAAGTCAACCCCAATGTGCCTTTCACCAACGGCCATTGCCTGGTGCACCTTTCGCAGGTCACCGCGCTGGTGGAAAACGAAGCGCCGGTGGCCGAGGTGGGTTTGCCGAAAATCGGTGCCGTGCAGGAGGCCATTGGCAAGTATGTGGCCGACATGATTCCCGACGGTTCCACGCTGCAGATCGGTTATGGCGGCATTCCTGACGCGGTGGTGATGCAACTCACCCACAAGCATGACCTGGGCATCCACACCGAGATGCTGGGCGACGGCATCCTGACGTTGATCGAATCCGGTGCGGTCACCAACCGGGTCAAGAACGTCAACCGCGGCAAGGTGCTGGCCACCTTTGCCCTGGGCTCGCGCAAACTCTACGATTTCATGCACCGCAACCCGGCGGTGGAACTGCATCCGTCGGACATCACCAACGACCCGTGGCTGGCTGGGCAGAACCACAACCTGATCGCCATCAACGCCACGATGCAGATCGACCTGGCCGGCCAGTGCGGCTCGGAAACCCTCGGCTGGACACCGGTGTCTGGCACCGGCGGCCAATCTGATTTCGTCCGTGCCGCCAACCGCTCCGAGGGCGGCAAGGCCTTCATCGTGCTGCCGTCCACGGCGCGGGAAAACACAGTTTCCCGCATCGTGCCCACGCTGACGCCGGGTGCGCATGTGAGCACGAGCAAGAACGACATCAACTACGTGGTCACGGAATTCGGCGTCGCCCAGTTGCGCGGAAAAACCGCCCGCCAGCGCGCCGAGGCGCTGATCGGGATTGCGCACCCGGACTTCCGCAGCGTACTGCGGGATCAGGCGAAGCGGATGAATCTGCTGTGA
- a CDS encoding energy transducer TonB, which translates to MRPATVRGCHLPEGAAPPFLEFGSIPLYPISSSRKGEESTIALNYTVNTHGEVSLNTGLDDPQDYFFSHAAVAIQDWKMRPAKLNGTPITVQCRTMFYYRMEKDF; encoded by the coding sequence TTGCGCCCCGCCACCGTCCGCGGCTGCCATCTTCCGGAAGGTGCCGCTCCGCCATTCCTCGAATTTGGCAGTATTCCGCTCTACCCCATCAGCTCCAGTCGAAAAGGCGAAGAGTCAACCATCGCATTGAACTACACCGTCAACACCCATGGAGAAGTCAGCCTCAACACAGGGCTCGACGATCCTCAAGACTACTTCTTCAGTCACGCTGCGGTCGCCATCCAGGACTGGAAAATGCGACCGGCCAAGCTCAATGGCACCCCCATCACCGTGCAATGCAGGACCATGTTCTACTACAGGATGGAAAAAGACTTCTGA